A stretch of the Acidobacteriota bacterium genome encodes the following:
- a CDS encoding type II toxin-antitoxin system Phd/YefM family antitoxin, translating to MKVNVHEAKTHLSRLLKRVALGEEIILARAGKPVARLVPLQEKQPRVLGRDKGLFQVPDDFNDPLPEALLGEFES from the coding sequence ATGAAGGTCAATGTCCACGAAGCCAAGACTCATCTCAGCCGGCTCCTCAAACGGGTCGCCTTGGGCGAAGAGATCATCCTGGCGCGGGCCGGCAAGCCGGTGGCGCGCCTGGTGCCGCTGCAGGAAAAACAGCCGCGCGTGCTGGGTCGAGACAAAGGCCTTTTCCAGGTGCCCGACGATTTCAATGATCCGCTTCCCGAAGCCCTGCTCGGGGAGTTCGAGTCGTGA
- a CDS encoding CBS domain-containing protein, whose translation MESSQIRVSFVEDEEERHIFIPRLHMDPDTIVQRLSRRFSQRSLACGRSNGAQEKPETVSIVEDIMATPVITVGLDEEAGDMMDLMKAHRIRHLAVVENDRLRGIVSDRDILEITSPFIGKAAERKADLDTQRSKAHQFMTREVVTIEPSASLCLASTMMDAHRIHCLPVVEKEALVGIITSTDLLAALCVIDPSYQ comes from the coding sequence ATGGAGTCCTCTCAAATACGGGTCAGCTTTGTGGAGGATGAAGAAGAGCGCCACATTTTCATCCCCCGCCTGCACATGGACCCCGACACCATCGTGCAGCGGCTGAGCAGGCGCTTCTCGCAGCGCAGCCTCGCTTGCGGTCGCAGCAACGGTGCTCAAGAAAAACCTGAAACGGTCAGCATTGTCGAAGACATCATGGCGACGCCGGTGATCACCGTGGGCCTGGACGAGGAAGCGGGCGACATGATGGATTTGATGAAAGCCCACCGCATCCGCCATCTTGCGGTGGTGGAGAATGACCGGCTGAGGGGAATCGTTTCCGACCGCGACATCTTGGAAATCACCAGCCCTTTCATCGGCAAGGCGGCCGAGCGCAAAGCCGACCTCGACACTCAGCGCAGCAAGGCCCACCAGTTCATGACGCGCGAGGTGGTCACCATCGAACCGAGCGCGTCATTGTGTCTGGCCTCAACCATGATGGACGCCCACCGCATCCACTGCCTTCCGGTGGTGGAAAAAGAAGCCCTGGTCGGCATCATCACCTCCACCGACCTGTTGGCCGCCCTCTGCGTCATCGACCCCTCGTACCAGTGA
- a CDS encoding type II toxin-antitoxin system VapC family toxin, translated as MKLLLDTHCWLWMRTAPEKLSGSARDLLIDPENDLYLSPASSWEIAIKYELGRLSLPEPPAQYVPKRLAQDSIQSLNIDHRHTLETASLPTHHRDPFDRLLIAQSRIEGLPLMSADEVFSSYDVELLKA; from the coding sequence GTGAAGCTGCTGCTCGACACACACTGCTGGCTTTGGATGCGTACGGCGCCCGAGAAGCTCTCCGGCAGCGCCAGAGACCTGCTCATCGACCCCGAAAACGACCTCTATTTGTCGCCCGCGAGTTCGTGGGAGATCGCCATCAAGTACGAGCTTGGGAGACTGTCCTTGCCGGAGCCGCCAGCCCAGTACGTTCCCAAACGGCTCGCCCAAGACTCAATCCAGAGCTTGAATATCGACCACCGCCATACCCTGGAAACCGCCTCTCTTCCCACCCATCACCGAGATCCCTTCGACCGTCTTCTCATCGCCCAGTCGCGAATCGAGGGCCTGCCTCTCATGTCTGCCGACGAAGTCTTCTCCAGCTATGACGTCGAGTTGCTGAAAGCCTGA